ATTGAAAGTCACTTCGTCTCCGGTGGTGGCGAAGTCGTCAGTGCAGGTCGAGGCGGGGTCTGTAACTGTGCATGACACGCCGGGCGTAGTTGGATCGCAGGTGCTGTTGACGCATACGACGAATGTGTATGCATTGCCAGTGCCCGGGCCGCCCGGGAATTTCGGCGCCCAAAGCTGGACCTGCAGATTGGATGCGATGCCACCCGGAGTAGGTACTTGTAGTGTCCCCTGGACGAAATCTGCTCCGTTACCCGGCGCCATATATAGCGGCGCCGCCGAAGTAGTGCTCGATGTCAGCTCGATAGCCGCATCCCCGCCGATCACGTCGCCCAGCGTGCCGCCGGTTAGAGTCGAAACATTGTCCCCGCTCGTGCCGGTGATGCCGGGGATGCCCGCGAGTCCCTGAGATCCCGTCGGGCCCGTAGGTCCCGATGGCCCGGTATTTCCGGCAGGTCCTGCAATACCCACGGGTCCTTGCACTCCCCCAGGGCCCGTAAAGCCCACTGGACCCAGCGATCCCGACGGCCCCACATTACCCACAGCGCCTTGCGCACCAACCGGGCCCGTCAGCCCCATTGCACCGGTGGGTCCCGTGGGTCCC
The Candidatus Binatus sp. genome window above contains:
- a CDS encoding collagen-like protein; this translates as MGIAGPAGNTGPSGPTGPTGSQGLAGIPGITGTSGDNVSTLTGGTLGDVIGGDAAIELTSSTTSAAPLYMAPGNGADFVQGTLQVPTPGGIASNLQVQLWAPKFPGGPGTGNAYTFVVCVNSTCDPTTPGVSCTVTDPASTCTDDFATTGDEVTFNPGDAISIVAFNSAGDSSTVSVTWSLDYALGPL